The Amycolatopsis viridis genome window below encodes:
- a CDS encoding LppX_LprAFG lipoprotein: MLRRRTAGVLALVLALSTACSTAPQEPLPDGRALVDAAGASLDGVRSVRFDFSASSTVPGLDIREVKGLASKDGGPHGTAIGQADVQASADRFELDYVLAGETLFLTDRKGVQSQVPVPAGYNPATLLDPARGLPKLLTEATGLKTETKEDVLGVEAYRVTGKLAKDVISSVVPGILADVDVKFWVTQSEPRNLVRVWIQVPPRQPNEGATQLELALSDQNVPVGTAPGR; encoded by the coding sequence TCGACGGCGCCCCAGGAGCCGCTGCCCGACGGGCGAGCGCTCGTGGACGCCGCCGGCGCGAGCCTCGACGGGGTCCGCAGCGTCCGGTTCGACTTCAGCGCCAGCTCCACCGTCCCCGGCCTGGACATCCGTGAGGTCAAGGGACTGGCCAGCAAGGACGGCGGGCCGCACGGCACCGCGATCGGGCAGGCGGACGTGCAGGCGTCGGCCGACCGGTTCGAGCTGGACTACGTACTGGCCGGCGAGACGCTGTTCCTCACCGACCGGAAGGGCGTGCAGTCGCAGGTTCCGGTGCCCGCCGGCTACAACCCGGCGACGCTCCTCGATCCCGCCCGCGGACTGCCGAAACTGCTCACCGAGGCGACCGGGCTGAAGACCGAGACCAAGGAGGACGTCCTCGGCGTCGAGGCGTACCGGGTCACCGGGAAGCTCGCCAAGGACGTCATCTCCAGCGTCGTCCCCGGCATCCTGGCCGATGTCGACGTCAAGTTCTGGGTCACGCAGTCCGAGCCGCGCAACCTGGTCCGGGTGTGGATCCAGGTGCCGCCGCGGCAGCCGAACGAGGGCGCGACGCAGCTGGAGCTCGCGCTGTCCGATCAGAACGTGCCGGTCGGGACCGCACCCGGTCGTTAG
- a CDS encoding alpha/beta hydrolase, whose amino-acid sequence MRFSRLRTLIAAGLLAVASTACTTQVTAPPPSPSPVADTHALDRFYEQQLAWGDCAPYATGQQSQDVFRAAGLECARLTVPLDYANPRGATITLGVLRHRALDPANRIGSLVMNPGGPGGSGMEAAARLVPTVVNNAIGLRFDFVGFDPRGVGASRPRVQCLTDAERDAVRDSNPGTSDAAWTGQAADYAGKCVQRTEHGAAMLANMGTRDVVRDLDVLRAALGDAKLSYLGYSYGTQVGYSYAEAFPDRVRALLLDGAIDPAENDPDSLVAQGTGFSRAFGQFATECARHDGCALGRDPAKATTEFQSLVQPLMTAPARTGDSRHLSYRDAITGVVEAMYSSQSWSFLNTGLGLLRAGDGSILLRLADSYYERAADGRYSSLQDAYYAVRCVDNAPVPDPAAVRQRMIDAAPFLGWGRPDQGELDVCAHWPVPSTSQPHQPMTVPAAPPLVISTTGDPVTPYQAGVNLANVFHGGLLTVAGTQHTAFLHGDMCVDVAGLDYLVDGTQPAPGTRCPA is encoded by the coding sequence ATGCGCTTCTCCCGCCTACGGACGCTGATCGCCGCCGGCCTGCTGGCCGTTGCGTCGACCGCGTGCACCACGCAGGTCACCGCGCCGCCGCCGTCCCCGTCCCCCGTCGCGGACACCCACGCGCTCGACCGCTTCTACGAGCAGCAGCTGGCGTGGGGCGATTGCGCGCCGTACGCGACGGGGCAGCAGAGCCAGGACGTGTTCCGCGCGGCGGGGTTGGAATGTGCGCGGCTGACGGTGCCGCTGGACTACGCGAACCCGCGCGGCGCGACGATCACCCTGGGCGTGCTGCGGCACCGGGCGCTCGACCCGGCCAACCGGATCGGGTCGCTGGTGATGAACCCGGGCGGGCCGGGCGGTTCCGGGATGGAGGCGGCCGCGCGGCTGGTACCCACGGTCGTGAACAACGCGATCGGCCTGCGGTTCGACTTCGTCGGCTTCGACCCGCGCGGTGTCGGCGCGAGCCGGCCGCGCGTGCAGTGCCTGACCGACGCCGAGCGCGACGCGGTGCGGGACAGCAACCCGGGCACCTCCGACGCGGCCTGGACCGGCCAGGCGGCGGACTACGCCGGCAAGTGCGTCCAGCGCACCGAACACGGGGCGGCGATGCTGGCCAACATGGGCACGCGGGACGTGGTCCGGGACCTGGACGTGCTGCGGGCCGCGCTGGGTGACGCGAAGCTGAGCTACCTGGGCTATTCCTACGGCACCCAGGTCGGGTACAGCTACGCCGAGGCGTTCCCGGACCGGGTGCGTGCCCTGCTGCTGGACGGGGCCATCGATCCGGCCGAGAACGATCCGGATTCGCTGGTCGCGCAGGGCACCGGCTTTTCCCGTGCGTTCGGCCAGTTCGCGACGGAGTGCGCGCGGCACGACGGTTGCGCGCTGGGCCGCGACCCGGCCAAGGCGACGACCGAGTTCCAGAGCCTGGTCCAGCCGTTGATGACGGCGCCGGCGAGGACCGGTGACAGCAGGCACCTGTCGTACCGGGACGCGATCACCGGGGTGGTCGAGGCGATGTACTCGAGCCAGTCGTGGTCGTTCCTCAACACCGGGCTGGGGTTGCTGCGGGCCGGGGACGGCTCGATCCTCCTCCGGCTCGCGGACAGCTACTACGAGCGCGCCGCGGACGGCAGGTACTCGTCGCTGCAGGACGCCTACTACGCGGTGCGGTGCGTGGACAACGCGCCGGTGCCGGATCCCGCCGCGGTGCGGCAGCGGATGATCGACGCCGCGCCGTTCCTCGGCTGGGGCCGCCCCGACCAGGGCGAGCTGGACGTGTGCGCGCACTGGCCGGTGCCGAGCACGTCCCAGCCGCACCAGCCGATGACCGTGCCGGCGGCACCGCCGCTGGTCATCTCGACCACCGGCGACCCGGTCACCCCGTACCAGGCCGGGGTCAACCTCGCGAACGTGTTCCACGGCGGGCTGTTGACGGTGGCGGGCACGCAGCACACCGCGTTCCTGCACGGTGATATGTGCGTGGACGTCGCCGGCCTCGACTACCTGGTCGACGGCACCCAGCCGGCACCCGGCACGCGCTGCCCGGCCTAA
- a CDS encoding alpha/beta hydrolase: MPLAACTSPQQAPPAAPSVTTESAGPAGPVPAGLDRFYAQPLTWGACAPYATSDDVRSAFGRTDLQCARLTVPLDYGKPQGDTITIGVLRHKASDSAHRVGALVLNPGGPGASGMSAAAGISSQVAGTDLGKRFDLVGFDPRGIGASEPEVTCLTDTERDQERSEDLDTDGSPAGVARQEAESKEFAAKCAQRTKYGTGMLANLGTRDVVRDMDVLRSALGEQKLTYLGYSYGTRLGSTYAEAFPQNVRAMVLDGAVDPNEDEVSSLVAQGRGFGVAFNDFTKWCAARQDCALGADPSAATRAFQDLVRPLIDHPVRLRDGRELTFDDATLGTIQALYSQQLWSPLNAGLNELKEGQGTTLMALADQYNERDSSGHYTNTQDAFTAIRCVDDPPVTDRAEILTAENRYDQAAPFLDDGRPNGAALDPCAFWPVPNTSQPHEPNVSGVPPVLVISTTNDPATPYQAGVNLAKAMKGALLTFEGTQHTVFLQGISCVDRIGSDYLINGTLPPEGARCTAQ; the protein is encoded by the coding sequence GTGCCGCTGGCTGCGTGCACCTCGCCGCAGCAGGCGCCGCCCGCGGCGCCGTCGGTGACGACGGAGTCGGCGGGGCCGGCCGGACCGGTGCCCGCGGGGCTGGACCGGTTCTACGCCCAGCCGTTGACCTGGGGCGCCTGCGCACCTTACGCGACTTCGGACGACGTCAGGTCCGCTTTCGGCAGGACCGACCTGCAGTGCGCGCGGCTGACCGTGCCGCTGGACTACGGCAAGCCGCAGGGTGACACGATCACGATCGGCGTGCTGCGGCACAAGGCCTCCGACAGCGCGCACCGCGTCGGTGCGCTCGTGCTCAACCCGGGCGGTCCCGGCGCGTCCGGCATGTCCGCGGCCGCCGGGATCTCGTCCCAGGTCGCCGGCACCGACCTCGGCAAGCGGTTCGACCTGGTCGGTTTCGACCCGCGCGGCATCGGCGCCAGCGAGCCGGAGGTGACCTGTCTGACCGACACCGAGCGCGACCAGGAACGCAGCGAGGATCTGGACACCGACGGATCGCCCGCCGGCGTGGCCCGTCAGGAGGCCGAGTCGAAGGAGTTCGCGGCCAAGTGCGCCCAGCGGACGAAGTACGGCACGGGGATGCTGGCGAACCTGGGCACCCGCGACGTCGTCCGGGACATGGACGTGCTGCGGTCGGCGCTGGGTGAGCAGAAGCTGACCTACCTGGGCTATTCCTACGGCACGCGTCTCGGCTCCACCTACGCCGAGGCGTTTCCGCAGAACGTGCGTGCCATGGTGCTCGACGGCGCGGTGGACCCGAACGAGGACGAGGTTTCGTCGCTGGTCGCGCAGGGCCGGGGCTTCGGCGTCGCGTTCAACGACTTCACGAAGTGGTGCGCGGCGCGCCAGGACTGCGCGCTCGGCGCCGACCCCTCCGCCGCCACCCGCGCCTTCCAGGACCTGGTGCGGCCGCTGATCGACCACCCGGTCCGGCTGCGCGACGGCCGGGAACTCACCTTCGACGACGCCACGCTGGGCACGATCCAGGCTCTGTACTCGCAGCAGCTGTGGTCGCCGTTGAACGCCGGGCTCAACGAGCTGAAGGAGGGTCAGGGCACGACGCTGATGGCGCTGGCCGACCAGTACAACGAGCGCGACAGCAGCGGGCACTACACCAACACGCAGGACGCGTTCACCGCCATCCGCTGCGTGGACGATCCGCCGGTCACCGACCGGGCGGAGATCTTGACCGCGGAGAACCGGTACGACCAGGCGGCGCCGTTCCTCGACGACGGCAGGCCGAACGGTGCGGCGCTGGACCCGTGCGCGTTCTGGCCGGTGCCCAACACGTCGCAGCCGCACGAGCCGAACGTGTCGGGCGTGCCGCCGGTCTTGGTGATCTCCACCACGAACGACCCGGCCACGCCCTACCAAGCGGGGGTGAACCTCGCGAAGGCGATGAAGGGTGCGCTGCTGACCTTCGAGGGCACCCAGCACACCGTCTTCCTGCAGGGAATCTCGTGCGTGGACCGGATCGGCAGCGATTACCTGATCAACGGGACGCTGCCGCCCGAGGGTGCGCGCTGTACCGCTCAGTGA
- the secA2 gene encoding accessory Sec system translocase SecA2, which yields MPALISRMGKRLRRLIERPGSVELTGYEALLPDIGALEPELEKLSDAELTERAGKLRLEAELGDTQLVELCALGREAARRALDERAFDVQLLGTMGLLSGHVVQMQTGEGKTLAGALAAAGYALQGKRVHVISVNDYLARRDGEWMKPVYDLLGVSVGWVDGSLTREERRAAYDAEVTYGAVSEIGFDMLRDRLVTRAGDIVQPAPEVAIVDEADSVLVDEARVPLVMAGSVDQAVADTEVANVVRRLRLGLHYETDTDGRNAWLTTAGASVVEKALGGVDLYSESGSDRLAAVNVALHAHALLTRDVDYLVRDGKVELINASRGRVAELQRWPDGLQAAVEAKEQVAPTERGEILDSITVQALIARYPQVAGMTGTAVAVAEQLREFYQLEVAVIPPNKPNVRADLDDRIFASPSQKLRAIVDEIREVHETGRPILVGTQDVAESEELADKLAKAGLPCVVLNARNDAEEAAIIADAGKYQAITVSTQMAGRGTDIRLGGADGQDRERVAELGGLHVIGTARYPSSRLDGQLRGRSGRQGDPGSAVFFASLNDELVVSNAPDVPEGITADDETGEITDPAAKRHIDHAQRVAEGVDLEIHRNTWRYTRLIEHQRRELLDHRDKLLRTDIAAEELSGEKHYAELVEKAGEEQAKQICREIMLFHLDQLWSDHLAFLTDVRESIHLRALARETPLDEFHRIAIPEFRKIVPAIRERSAETLADAEIGEDGIDLGASGVRRPSSTWTYLVHDAPFDAGFEETLRQVRSLLRRKKN from the coding sequence GTGCCAGCACTGATCAGCCGAATGGGCAAGCGGCTTCGCCGGCTCATCGAGCGGCCGGGCAGCGTCGAGCTGACCGGCTACGAGGCACTGCTGCCGGACATCGGGGCACTCGAACCGGAGCTGGAGAAGCTGAGCGACGCCGAGCTGACCGAGCGCGCCGGCAAGCTCCGCCTGGAGGCCGAGCTCGGCGACACGCAGCTGGTCGAACTGTGCGCCCTCGGGCGCGAGGCCGCGCGCCGCGCCCTGGACGAGCGCGCGTTCGACGTGCAGCTGCTCGGCACGATGGGCCTGCTGTCCGGCCACGTCGTGCAGATGCAGACCGGTGAGGGCAAGACGTTGGCCGGCGCGCTCGCCGCGGCGGGCTACGCGTTGCAGGGCAAGCGGGTGCACGTCATCTCCGTCAACGACTACCTGGCCCGCCGCGACGGCGAGTGGATGAAGCCGGTGTACGACCTGCTCGGCGTGTCCGTCGGCTGGGTCGACGGCAGCCTCACCCGCGAGGAGCGGCGCGCGGCCTACGACGCCGAGGTCACCTACGGCGCGGTCAGCGAAATCGGGTTCGACATGCTGCGCGACCGGCTCGTCACGCGCGCCGGCGACATCGTCCAGCCCGCGCCGGAGGTCGCGATCGTCGACGAGGCCGACTCGGTGCTCGTCGACGAGGCGCGCGTCCCGCTGGTGATGGCCGGTTCGGTCGACCAGGCCGTCGCCGACACCGAGGTGGCCAACGTGGTACGGCGGCTGCGGCTGGGCCTGCACTACGAGACCGACACCGACGGCCGCAACGCGTGGCTGACCACCGCCGGCGCCTCGGTCGTGGAGAAGGCGCTCGGTGGTGTCGACCTCTACAGCGAGTCCGGCTCCGACCGGCTGGCCGCGGTCAACGTCGCCCTGCACGCGCACGCGCTGCTCACCCGCGACGTCGACTACCTGGTGCGCGACGGCAAGGTCGAACTGATCAACGCCTCCCGCGGACGGGTGGCCGAGTTGCAGCGGTGGCCGGACGGGCTGCAAGCCGCCGTCGAGGCGAAGGAGCAGGTCGCGCCCACCGAGCGCGGCGAGATCCTCGACTCGATCACCGTGCAGGCGCTCATCGCGCGCTACCCGCAGGTCGCCGGCATGACCGGCACCGCGGTCGCGGTCGCCGAGCAACTGCGCGAGTTCTACCAGCTCGAGGTCGCGGTCATCCCGCCGAACAAGCCGAACGTCCGTGCGGACCTCGACGACCGGATCTTCGCGTCGCCGTCGCAGAAGCTGCGCGCCATCGTCGACGAGATCCGGGAGGTGCACGAGACCGGGCGGCCGATCCTCGTCGGCACGCAGGACGTCGCCGAGTCCGAGGAGCTCGCCGACAAGCTCGCGAAGGCGGGGCTGCCGTGCGTCGTGCTGAACGCGCGCAACGACGCCGAGGAAGCCGCGATCATCGCCGACGCCGGCAAGTACCAGGCGATCACGGTGTCCACGCAGATGGCCGGGCGCGGCACCGACATCCGGCTGGGCGGAGCCGACGGCCAGGACCGGGAACGCGTCGCCGAACTGGGTGGCCTGCACGTCATCGGCACCGCGCGGTACCCGTCGAGCCGGCTGGACGGACAGCTCCGGGGCCGGTCGGGCCGCCAGGGCGACCCGGGCAGCGCCGTGTTCTTCGCGAGCCTCAACGACGAGCTGGTCGTCTCCAACGCGCCCGACGTGCCGGAGGGCATCACCGCCGACGACGAGACGGGCGAGATCACCGACCCGGCGGCCAAGCGGCACATCGACCACGCGCAGCGGGTTGCCGAGGGTGTCGACCTGGAGATCCACCGCAACACCTGGCGCTACACCCGCCTCATCGAGCACCAGCGGCGCGAGCTGCTGGACCACCGCGACAAGCTGCTGCGCACCGACATCGCCGCGGAGGAACTGTCGGGCGAGAAGCACTACGCCGAACTGGTCGAGAAGGCCGGCGAGGAGCAGGCGAAACAGATCTGCCGTGAGATCATGCTGTTCCACCTGGACCAGCTGTGGTCGGACCACCTGGCGTTCCTGACCGATGTGCGGGAGAGCATCCACCTGCGGGCACTAGCCCGGGAGACCCCGCTGGACGAGTTCCACCGCATCGCGATCCCCGAGTTCCGCAAGATCGTGCCGGCGATCCGCGAGCGGTCGGCCGAGACGCTCGCGGACGCGGAGATCGGCGAGGACGGGATCGACCTGGGGGCGTCGGGAGTGCGCCGGCCCAGTTCGACGTGGACGTACCTGGTGCACGACGCGCCCTTCGACGCCGGCTTCGAGGAGACGCTGCGGCAGGTGCGCAGCCTCTTGCGGCGCAAGAAGAACTGA
- a CDS encoding DinB family protein — translation MPGKVRPVADERDGLLAFLAQQRYVLRLTAHGLTDEQARLVPTRSALSVGGLIKHVTSTERSWMAAVLHREKPPEAPTTLWCTDFRLGDGETLGDVLAAYDDAARSTEEIVAGVADLGQAVPVPREAPWFPDERDACSVRWVLLHLIQETARHTGHADIVREHIDGATALPLMSAAERWPVTPWLQPWRPGG, via the coding sequence ATGCCTGGAAAAGTCCGTCCTGTCGCCGACGAGCGCGACGGCCTGCTCGCCTTCCTCGCCCAGCAGCGGTACGTCCTGCGCCTGACCGCGCACGGTCTCACGGACGAGCAGGCCCGGCTGGTGCCGACGCGAAGTGCGCTGAGCGTCGGTGGCTTGATCAAGCACGTCACGAGCACCGAACGGAGCTGGATGGCGGCCGTGCTCCACCGGGAGAAACCACCGGAGGCGCCAACCACCTTGTGGTGCACGGATTTCCGCCTCGGTGACGGCGAGACGCTGGGTGACGTGCTGGCCGCGTACGACGACGCGGCCCGGTCGACGGAGGAGATCGTCGCGGGTGTCGCGGATCTGGGTCAGGCGGTGCCCGTGCCGCGGGAGGCGCCGTGGTTCCCGGACGAGCGCGACGCGTGCTCGGTGCGCTGGGTGCTGCTGCACCTGATCCAGGAAACGGCACGGCACACCGGGCACGCGGACATCGTCCGGGAACACATCGACGGTGCGACGGCTCTGCCGTTGATGTCCGCGGCGGAACGGTGGCCGGTCACACCGTGGCTGCAACCCTGGCGCCCCGGCGGTTGA
- a CDS encoding methylated-DNA--[protein]-cysteine S-methyltransferase, translated as MTTLGYTLFGTAIGHCGLAWGEHGVTAVHLPDGAPATMRARLRAAFPEAAESAPPAEVQAAIDDIVALLNGERRDLLGITVDYQGVPEFNRRVYEIARTIPPGRTLTYGDIAHRLGMPGSAQAVGQALGHNPFPIVVPCHRVLAAGRRMGGFSARGGVETKRQMLIIEGADVQPTLF; from the coding sequence ATGACGACACTCGGTTACACGCTCTTCGGCACCGCGATCGGCCACTGCGGCCTCGCCTGGGGCGAGCACGGGGTGACGGCGGTCCACCTGCCCGACGGTGCTCCCGCCACCATGCGGGCGCGCCTGCGGGCCGCGTTCCCCGAGGCTGCCGAGTCGGCGCCGCCGGCGGAGGTCCAGGCGGCGATCGACGACATCGTCGCCCTCCTGAACGGCGAGCGTCGCGACCTCCTCGGCATCACCGTCGACTACCAGGGCGTGCCGGAGTTCAACCGCCGGGTGTACGAGATCGCGCGCACCATCCCGCCCGGACGAACCCTCACCTACGGCGACATCGCTCACCGGCTCGGCATGCCCGGCTCGGCCCAGGCGGTGGGCCAGGCACTGGGGCACAACCCGTTCCCGATCGTCGTGCCCTGCCACCGGGTGCTCGCCGCCGGCCGCCGCATGGGTGGGTTCTCCGCGCGCGGCGGCGTCGAGACCAAACGCCAGATGCTGATCATCGAAGGTGCGGACGTCCAGCCGACCCTCTTCTGA